The Oncorhynchus kisutch isolate 150728-3 unplaced genomic scaffold, Okis_V2 scaffold855, whole genome shotgun sequence genome window below encodes:
- the LOC116362651 gene encoding tetraspanin-8-like, producing WDKYHVRAVIGLFQFFIGLLLIFILLLIAGILGAVGEKKSQVWVKESLAKLLPLSDQKSEVQTDLQKLEVEAKCCGLINGPSDWGSTVPSSCDCVDTAQACQSANGRQVYSTPCVKFVTSFMEKNAIIALGIAFGIAVLMLFGMAFAMTLYCQIGKRDANTA from the exons TGGGACAAATATCATGTGCGCGCGGTTATTGGTTTGTTTCAGTTCTTCATCGGGCTGCTCCTCATCTTCATCCTCCTGTTGATCGCTGGAATCCTGGGAGCTGTCGGAGAGAAGAAG TCTCAGGTGTGGGTGAAGGAGAGTCTGGCGAAGCTGCTACCACTGAGTGACCAGAAGTCTGAAGTTCAAACGGACTTACAGAAACTGGAAGTGGAG GCAAAGTGCTGTGGACTGATCAACGGACCCTCTGACTGGGGCTCCACTGTCCCCAGCTCTTGTGACTGTGTTGACACCGCTCAGGCGTGCCAAAGTGCAAATGGACGCCAAGTGTACTCAACG CCTTGTGTCAAGTTTGTGACTTCCTTCATGGAGAAGAACGCAATCATCGCGCTGGGGATTGCATTTGGTATCGCAGTCTTGATG CTCTTTGGAATGGCCTTCGCCATGACCCTGTACTGCCAGATTGGGAAGAGGGACGCCAACACTGCCTAA